The proteins below come from a single Ruficoccus amylovorans genomic window:
- a CDS encoding rhamnogalacturonan acetylesterase — MKTFTESHLPGPPSAPVRIGVIGASTVQTYSLDGARRGWGQMLEEFLAPGVIVHNEARAGTSTKSFPPERWQRILEGRPDFILMHFAHNDSKDYDPERYTEPQTSYRKYLRQYVDEAREIGAVPIFVTPNHRRTFVNGVLTHELQPYADAMKDEGMESGVPVIDLHAASGAMYSRLGEEASTAYTLNKLDSEDRPGQGDRTHFTVVGARAMAQLVVSEFPRIDPRLREVAFAAKGLADMTCRTVSC, encoded by the coding sequence ATGAAGACATTCACAGAATCCCATTTGCCGGGTCCGCCATCGGCGCCAGTGAGAATTGGTGTCATCGGTGCCTCGACGGTGCAAACTTACAGTCTCGATGGTGCCCGTCGAGGATGGGGCCAGATGCTGGAGGAGTTTTTGGCTCCGGGTGTCATTGTGCACAATGAAGCCCGCGCCGGGACCAGTACCAAGTCTTTTCCGCCTGAGCGCTGGCAGCGGATTCTGGAGGGGCGGCCGGATTTTATACTCATGCACTTTGCCCATAACGATTCGAAGGACTACGATCCGGAGCGCTATACCGAGCCGCAGACGAGCTATCGGAAGTATCTGCGCCAATACGTCGATGAGGCCCGTGAGATAGGGGCTGTGCCCATTTTTGTTACGCCCAATCATCGCCGCACCTTCGTGAATGGAGTGCTGACTCACGAGCTTCAACCCTATGCGGATGCCATGAAGGACGAGGGGATGGAGTCCGGCGTCCCTGTCATCGACCTGCATGCGGCCAGCGGTGCGATGTATTCACGGTTGGGAGAGGAGGCGAGCACCGCATATACTCTGAACAAACTGGATAGTGAAGATCGCCCCGGACAGGGCGACAGGACGCACTTTACCGTTGTCGGTGCCCGTGCCATGGCGCAGTTGGTCGTGTCTGAGTTTCCACGAATAGATCCGCGTCTTCGCGAGGTCGCATTCGCAGCAAAAGGACTGGCGGACATGACTTGCCGCACCGTTTCCTGCTAA
- a CDS encoding sodium:solute symporter family protein, whose product MNMQTLDWVILTGALMVLLVICWWASRLTKSVADFLAANRLAGRYLLAVGQGMAGLGAITIAANFEKFYQAGFGATWWVQLVIPIGLIITLSGFVIYRYRETRAMTMAQFFEMRYSKRFRVFAGVLAWSSGILNYGIFPAVSARFLIYFTGLPQQVELVGFSVPTVALVMLLLLTVAVLMAVLGGQISIMVTDMVQGQFVILVMLIILTILFFHMSWSDVIAGLHQSPEGQSKINPFDQGNLPDFNIWYFLMMGVLNVYGTRAWQGSQGYNAAARTPHEARMAGILGDFRGMITSLAIVMVPIYVFAYLHLPQFAGDATLIHDQLDQIANPQIQKQMLVPVALGAILPAGIMGLFAAVVILAAVSTDNTYLHSWGSIFIQDVLQPLRKKPLSSRWHMWALRLSIIGVAVFAFIWGMVFPMHEYIYMYFQITGAIYMGGAGAVIIGGLYWKRGTAGGAWAAMICGSVVAVGGIFVRNIFWPYLLPRFRESDAWSEFLLGLPEKFPLNGMQMSFIAAVVAILAYVICSLLSRRPPADMDRLLHRGKYAVKADVASGAVPAPLDQPRPRRTLAQRLGIGPEFTRGDKIIYVLKLTWAMFFVLVFAVGTIIHLFVPIPDSVWEKWWGFKVGLTYCVGIITVIWFLWGGFRDLGIMARALRSLQRDESDDGTVSDDEHVQKESGA is encoded by the coding sequence ATGAATATGCAAACCCTTGATTGGGTGATCCTGACGGGAGCACTCATGGTGTTGCTCGTTATCTGCTGGTGGGCCTCCCGTCTGACCAAAAGCGTGGCTGACTTTTTGGCGGCAAACCGTCTGGCGGGCCGCTACCTGCTGGCGGTGGGGCAGGGAATGGCGGGACTGGGAGCCATTACGATAGCCGCGAACTTTGAGAAGTTCTACCAGGCGGGCTTTGGCGCGACCTGGTGGGTACAACTCGTGATCCCCATCGGCCTGATTATTACACTCTCCGGTTTTGTCATCTATCGCTACCGAGAGACGCGTGCGATGACGATGGCGCAGTTTTTCGAGATGCGTTACAGTAAGCGTTTCCGTGTCTTTGCCGGGGTGCTTGCCTGGTCTTCGGGGATTTTGAACTATGGTATCTTTCCCGCGGTCAGCGCCCGCTTTCTGATTTATTTCACCGGGCTCCCGCAGCAGGTCGAACTGGTCGGGTTCAGCGTGCCGACCGTTGCGCTGGTGATGCTGCTATTGCTGACTGTAGCAGTGTTGATGGCTGTGCTTGGAGGCCAGATATCCATCATGGTGACGGACATGGTGCAGGGGCAGTTCGTTATCCTGGTCATGCTGATTATCCTTACGATTCTGTTTTTCCACATGTCATGGTCCGACGTGATTGCGGGGCTTCACCAGTCGCCGGAAGGGCAATCGAAGATCAACCCTTTTGATCAGGGAAACCTTCCCGACTTTAATATTTGGTATTTCCTAATGATGGGAGTGCTGAATGTTTACGGCACCCGCGCCTGGCAAGGCTCGCAAGGCTACAACGCCGCTGCCCGTACGCCCCACGAAGCGCGGATGGCTGGGATTTTGGGAGACTTCCGGGGCATGATTACCAGCCTCGCGATTGTGATGGTGCCCATTTATGTTTTCGCCTATCTGCACCTGCCTCAGTTTGCCGGAGACGCCACGCTGATCCACGACCAGCTTGACCAGATCGCTAATCCGCAGATTCAAAAGCAAATGCTGGTGCCGGTTGCCCTGGGCGCGATTTTACCCGCCGGGATCATGGGGTTGTTCGCCGCTGTCGTTATCCTGGCCGCTGTCTCTACCGACAATACCTACCTGCACTCCTGGGGTAGCATTTTTATCCAGGACGTGCTCCAGCCGCTGCGCAAGAAGCCCTTGTCTTCACGGTGGCATATGTGGGCACTGCGGTTGTCAATTATCGGGGTTGCTGTGTTTGCTTTTATCTGGGGCATGGTTTTCCCCATGCATGAGTACATCTATATGTACTTCCAGATCACCGGAGCCATTTACATGGGAGGAGCCGGGGCAGTCATTATCGGGGGCCTGTACTGGAAACGGGGGACGGCGGGAGGAGCCTGGGCCGCGATGATTTGCGGCTCCGTGGTCGCGGTCGGCGGTATCTTTGTGCGGAATATTTTCTGGCCGTACCTGCTGCCACGGTTTCGTGAGTCGGATGCCTGGAGCGAGTTCCTGCTCGGCCTGCCGGAAAAATTTCCTCTCAACGGCATGCAGATGTCGTTTATCGCGGCTGTCGTGGCGATCTTGGCTTATGTGATTTGCTCGCTGCTTTCGCGCCGTCCTCCGGCCGATATGGATCGGCTCCTGCATCGGGGAAAATATGCGGTCAAGGCGGACGTGGCGTCCGGTGCCGTGCCCGCCCCGCTGGACCAGCCGAGACCCCGCCGCACGCTGGCACAACGCCTGGGCATCGGGCCGGAGTTCACACGCGGAGACAAAATCATCTATGTGCTCAAGCTCACTTGGGCGATGTTCTTTGTACTGGTTTTTGCCGTCGGGACGATCATCCATCTCTTTGTACCGATCCCGGACTCGGTCTGGGAAAAATGGTGGGGTTTCAAAGTCGGACTGACCTACTGCGTAGGCATCATCACCGTGATTTGGTTTCTCTGGGGAGGCTTTCGGGATCTTGGAATCATGGCTCGGGCTTTGCGAAGCCTTCAGCGCGACGAGTCCGATGACGGGACCGTGAGCGACGATGAGCACGTCCAAAAAGAGAGCGGGGCCTGA
- a CDS encoding PEP-CTERM sorting domain-containing protein — translation MISKVSNLSMIALASLSLAATSASAVTVSLSANAPTEDIFKSQVAPGSYGYVSAYNYTTTPSSGYYETSVGQGFSTVGAESQMALEAVTFLIGGFDSGVQGKDFAINVYLCTEGEDGPLSLISSQAGELPASLSKNYITFALDESVVLDMDKYYMVEFAFTEPTGTGESGDKASLRPYTIGAGVDNTVGGKRWLIRDDTEQTQSSNGLVTYIAATPIPEASSFGAVGGIVAIALLLLRKRLIRKG, via the coding sequence ATGATCTCCAAAGTATCAAATCTATCCATGATCGCCCTGGCTTCGCTCTCGTTGGCGGCGACCTCGGCATCAGCGGTCACTGTTTCTCTCAGCGCGAATGCGCCCACTGAAGATATCTTCAAGTCTCAAGTGGCGCCTGGCTCCTACGGATATGTAAGTGCATACAACTACACGACGACTCCCTCAAGCGGTTATTACGAGACAAGTGTCGGCCAGGGCTTTTCAACCGTCGGTGCCGAAAGCCAGATGGCACTTGAGGCCGTCACGTTTCTGATCGGTGGCTTCGATAGCGGTGTGCAGGGCAAGGATTTTGCCATTAACGTGTATTTGTGCACGGAGGGCGAAGATGGCCCGCTGTCCCTGATTTCCAGTCAGGCCGGGGAGTTGCCGGCATCGTTGAGCAAGAACTACATCACGTTCGCTCTCGATGAATCCGTCGTCCTGGATATGGACAAGTACTACATGGTCGAGTTCGCCTTCACGGAGCCCACTGGGACAGGGGAATCCGGCGATAAGGCCTCCCTGCGACCATACACGATTGGTGCCGGAGTTGATAATACGGTGGGCGGAAAACGCTGGCTGATCCGCGATGACACGGAGCAGACACAGAGCTCCAACGGCCTGGTTACTTATATTGCAGCGACTCCGATTCCTGAGGCCTCCTCCTTTGGCGCTGTCGGCGGGATTGTCGCCATCGCACTATTACTGCTGAGAAAGCGCCTTATTCGCAAAGGATGA
- a CDS encoding beta-L-arabinofuranosidase domain-containing protein, translating into MNHMTRDNDGLGRSPVATCEPLMGKTKLSELITRERVLRSMQGVADWIETSTQADPVEGKCYRMAVYDVAGGVTWMYPNSNTAETISAWLDMGDALGRPEFTAKAVEYANALIENHEYGLYAGPASEAEGLMWYWTDVGSYSTLYSMRIPRAFMRLYDITGDQRLLDKCKAIGHTLAREQLANGLIGGGWSPKKGWEEANDRIGSRYAYILATFANLYKLTSEKSYRQAYERAVEGVLRMQLDDGSFYQLYDIETLGVTRAGRSVKCMFFAYIFNALAEAYEIMRDPRLLECATKLGDYIVRVYYCYGALPYCVGPDILPSDLPEMHMSTYECANGMLWLYRHVRDERFKDIGLRLWMSACLNQADTPDNKALHGAILIGSDPTCSTSIEGIPENRKHLLYDPRRAAKCVLWGMVNHVFAGKQILESPWLED; encoded by the coding sequence ATGAACCATATGACACGTGATAATGACGGCCTGGGCCGCAGCCCTGTGGCGACATGCGAACCGTTGATGGGGAAGACAAAGCTCTCGGAGTTAATCACACGGGAGCGTGTGTTGCGTTCGATGCAGGGAGTTGCTGACTGGATTGAAACTTCGACACAGGCCGATCCGGTTGAAGGCAAGTGTTACCGCATGGCGGTTTATGATGTCGCTGGGGGTGTGACGTGGATGTATCCGAACAGCAATACAGCGGAAACTATCTCCGCCTGGCTGGATATGGGAGACGCATTGGGGAGGCCCGAGTTTACAGCGAAGGCCGTGGAGTATGCCAACGCACTGATCGAGAACCACGAGTACGGACTCTATGCAGGGCCGGCTTCCGAGGCTGAAGGGCTCATGTGGTACTGGACGGATGTGGGCTCGTACAGCACGCTTTACTCCATGCGGATACCGCGGGCCTTCATGCGGTTATACGACATAACTGGAGACCAGCGTCTGTTAGACAAATGTAAGGCTATCGGACATACATTGGCCAGAGAGCAGCTTGCCAACGGTTTGATCGGCGGCGGATGGTCACCGAAAAAAGGCTGGGAAGAGGCCAATGACCGTATCGGCAGCCGTTATGCCTACATCCTCGCTACCTTTGCCAACCTTTATAAGCTCACATCCGAGAAGTCTTACCGACAGGCCTATGAGCGTGCGGTGGAGGGGGTGCTGAGAATGCAGCTCGATGATGGCTCATTTTACCAACTGTACGATATCGAGACTTTGGGGGTCACTCGTGCCGGGCGCTCGGTCAAGTGCATGTTTTTTGCCTACATTTTCAACGCGCTGGCCGAGGCGTATGAGATTATGAGAGATCCTCGCCTGCTGGAGTGCGCGACGAAGCTGGGCGATTACATTGTCAGGGTCTATTATTGCTACGGTGCGCTCCCGTATTGTGTGGGGCCGGACATCCTTCCTTCCGATCTGCCGGAGATGCACATGTCAACCTATGAGTGCGCCAACGGTATGCTGTGGCTCTATCGGCATGTGCGTGATGAGCGCTTTAAAGACATCGGGTTGCGCTTATGGATGTCGGCCTGTCTCAATCAGGCAGATACCCCGGATAACAAGGCGCTTCACGGTGCTATCCTGATTGGCTCCGATCCGACTTGCTCCACCTCTATCGAGGGTATTCCGGAAAACCGAAAGCATCTGCTGTACGATCCTCGCCGGGCTGCCAAATGTGTGCTGTGGGGAATGGTGAACCATGTCTTCGCCGGCAAGCAGATATTGGAGTCGCCCTGGCTGGAGGATTAA